The bacterium genome includes a window with the following:
- the alr gene encoding alanine racemase — MKRVSPTFVEVDLEALRHNYRQLRRCLPAGVKALCVVKSNAYGHGAQRVAKTLQDEGADAFGVGTVDEGISLREAGVKRPILILLGMVGDQKEALVRYQLTPVVYDLESAAALSDFMARSGKKLPIHLKVDTGMTRLGFLPKDFPAACAAVKKLPFVEPEGLLSHLAEAGDGPYTAKQAKAFEKAREVFGEAFGMEGVSRTFHLANSQASIDGKLGGAGAELMARLGIALYGAYPLERDRKLVPLKPVLTWKSHVIALKDVPSGTPVSYNRTYKTKKPSRIAIVPVGYADGYPRLLSNRARVLIHSKEAPVAGMVCMDLMMIDVTGVAGASVGDEVVLLGRQGKAEIRAEDLAEKAETISYEIFCRISERVNRVFR, encoded by the coding sequence ATGAAACGCGTTTCACCCACATTCGTTGAAGTGGACCTCGAGGCCTTGCGGCACAACTACCGGCAATTACGGCGTTGTTTGCCGGCCGGCGTCAAGGCCCTCTGCGTCGTCAAGTCGAACGCCTACGGCCACGGGGCGCAACGGGTCGCCAAGACGCTTCAAGATGAAGGGGCCGATGCCTTCGGCGTCGGGACGGTCGACGAGGGGATCTCTCTCCGCGAGGCGGGGGTCAAGAGGCCGATTCTGATCCTGTTGGGGATGGTGGGCGATCAGAAGGAAGCCCTGGTTCGCTACCAGCTCACCCCCGTCGTCTACGACCTGGAGTCGGCCGCGGCCTTGAGCGATTTCATGGCGCGGTCGGGCAAGAAACTTCCCATCCACCTCAAGGTGGACACGGGCATGACGCGGCTGGGATTCCTGCCCAAAGACTTCCCGGCCGCGTGCGCGGCGGTCAAAAAGCTGCCCTTCGTGGAGCCGGAAGGCCTCCTGAGCCATCTGGCGGAGGCGGGCGACGGACCCTATACCGCCAAACAAGCGAAGGCCTTCGAGAAGGCGCGGGAGGTTTTCGGGGAGGCCTTCGGGATGGAGGGTGTCTCCAGAACCTTTCACCTCGCCAACAGCCAGGCGAGTATCGACGGGAAGTTGGGCGGTGCAGGGGCGGAGCTCATGGCCAGATTGGGGATCGCCCTCTATGGGGCGTATCCTTTGGAGAGGGACCGTAAGCTTGTCCCGCTCAAGCCGGTTCTGACCTGGAAATCCCACGTCATCGCCCTCAAGGACGTCCCGTCCGGGACACCGGTGAGTTACAACCGCACGTACAAGACCAAAAAGCCCTCGCGCATCGCGATCGTGCCGGTGGGGTACGCGGACGGCTACCCACGCCTTCTGTCCAACCGCGCCCGGGTCCTGATCCATTCGAAAGAGGCCCCGGTGGCGGGCATGGTCTGCATGGACCTCATGATGATCGACGTGACGGGCGTCGCGGGCGCGTCGGTGGGCGATGAAGTGGTCTTGCTGGGCCGCCAAGGAAAGGCGGAGATCCGGGCCGAGGACTTGGCCGAAAAGGCCGAGACCATTTCCTACGAGATTTTTTGCCGCATTTCGGAAAGAGTGAACCGTGTTTTTCGTTAA
- a CDS encoding ABC transporter permease produces MFFVKLVEALGRFFIVWVHELGEFLLFARSFFRWLFARPFRKSVFFRQMEFIGVRSLPIIALTGTFTGMVFALQTGYAFRQFNAQIFVGSTVGLALTREIAPVFTALMVAARAGSAMAAEIGTMKVTEQVDALSAMAVNPMHYLVVPRVVASVLMLPLLAGIFSYIGIVGAYFVAVHLLHIEPVVFTQKLIYYVDVDDVVGGLIKAAFFGAMLGLISCQRGYRTYGGAEGVGRSTTQAVVISSVVILVMDYFLTSWILEVFPGN; encoded by the coding sequence GTGTTTTTCGTTAAACTCGTCGAGGCCCTGGGCCGCTTTTTCATCGTGTGGGTGCACGAGCTGGGTGAGTTCCTGCTCTTCGCGAGGTCGTTCTTCCGCTGGCTGTTCGCGCGCCCGTTCCGGAAGTCGGTCTTCTTCCGGCAGATGGAGTTCATCGGCGTCCGGTCCCTTCCCATCATCGCTTTGACGGGCACCTTTACCGGCATGGTCTTCGCCCTGCAGACGGGCTACGCCTTCCGTCAGTTCAACGCGCAGATCTTCGTCGGGTCGACGGTGGGGCTCGCGCTCACACGCGAGATCGCGCCGGTTTTTACCGCGCTCATGGTGGCCGCCCGCGCGGGATCGGCGATGGCGGCCGAGATCGGCACGATGAAGGTCACCGAGCAGGTCGACGCCCTCTCCGCGATGGCTGTGAATCCCATGCACTATCTTGTGGTCCCGCGCGTCGTCGCCTCGGTCCTGATGCTGCCGCTCCTCGCGGGGATCTTCAGCTATATCGGCATCGTCGGCGCCTACTTCGTGGCGGTGCACTTGCTCCACATCGAGCCCGTCGTTTTCACGCAGAAACTGATCTATTACGTGGACGTCGACGACGTGGTCGGAGGGCTGATCAAGGCGGCGTTCTTCGGCGCGATGCTGGGCCTGATCAGCTGCCAGCGCGGTTACCGGACTTACGGAGGCGCGGAGGGAGTCGGGCGCTCGACGACACAGGCGGTGGTGATCTCGTCGGTGGTCATTCTGGTGATGGATTATTTCCTGACGTCGTGGATCTTGGAAGTTTTTCCGGGGAACTGA
- a CDS encoding ABC transporter ATP-binding protein, producing MIRFEEVWKSFNGNAVLKGLNLHLPKGRISVILGPSGEGKSVLLKHMIGLIRPDRGRVVVDGTDLATLGDREINEFRKKFGMLFQNAALFDSFDVEDNVAFPLREHTDLSDEEIARRVKEKLTLVGLEAALDKMPSELSGGMRKRVGLARAIALEPSIILYDEPTTGLDPLMTDTINRLIVDTHNKTGVTSVIISHDIEATFQVADHVAMLHEGVIIENGAPEAFRKSRHPFVRRFLERQGD from the coding sequence ATGATACGCTTCGAGGAAGTCTGGAAATCGTTCAACGGCAACGCCGTCCTCAAGGGACTGAACCTTCATCTGCCCAAGGGCAGGATCTCGGTCATCCTGGGGCCCAGCGGCGAGGGAAAATCGGTTCTTCTCAAGCACATGATCGGCCTCATCCGGCCGGACCGCGGACGGGTCGTGGTGGACGGCACGGACCTGGCGACCTTGGGCGACCGGGAGATCAACGAGTTCCGGAAAAAATTCGGCATGCTTTTCCAAAACGCGGCCCTTTTCGATTCGTTCGACGTCGAGGACAACGTGGCCTTTCCCCTCCGGGAGCACACGGACCTTTCGGACGAGGAAATCGCCCGGCGGGTGAAGGAAAAACTGACGCTGGTGGGGCTGGAGGCCGCGCTGGACAAAATGCCTTCGGAATTGTCGGGTGGAATGAGAAAAAGGGTTGGACTCGCTCGGGCGATTGCCCTAGAACCGAGCATCATTCTCTACGACGAACCGACGACCGGACTCGACCCGCTCATGACGGACACCATCAATCGCCTCATCGTCGATACCCACAACAAGACGGGGGTGACGTCGGTCATCATCAGCCACGACATCGAGGCCACGTTCCAGGTCGCCGACCATGTGGCCATGCTGCACGAAGGCGTGATCATCGAGAACGGCGCTCCGGAGGCCTTCCGGAAGAGCCGCCATCCGTTTGTCCGCCGCTTCCTGGAGCGCCAAGGTGATTAA
- a CDS encoding MlaD family protein translates to MIKKSSAELKVGIFAAAALLIIAWATVRVSDKGLFGGGAYQVTVVLDSAEGLTLKTPVEVAGIQVGHVERLDLQDGRRAKADLQIDKRVVLGQDAVAQVRTKGFLGETYIELKPGDPSTGIIEGGGRISATNPYVDLGQIASDVKEITESLKKMVADESGPVNRVLKNMETFTKKLSEITVQNQESVNAIIANLRHFSSDIEEVMADRKESLKDTMARLNNITRKVDEGRGTIGRLVNDGELADNLNEAARGVSETVGGINRFQFEVGYHVEYLGETKDFKNYVGLAVKPRPDKYFLLEFVVDPNPSPVTKVTTTDVSAGGSTTTVVTEENVVDKDKFLVSAQLAKEFHNFTLRGGLIESRGGVGVDYRYGPFGVQFSAFDFRTDNDLRPHLKVLGSVNVTKNIFLVSGVDDFISKQQDPDWFLGAGLKFVDNDIKSLLGAASLR, encoded by the coding sequence GTGATTAAGAAATCGTCGGCCGAGCTCAAGGTGGGGATATTTGCCGCCGCGGCCTTGCTCATCATCGCGTGGGCGACGGTCCGCGTGAGCGACAAGGGACTGTTCGGAGGCGGTGCCTACCAGGTGACCGTCGTTCTCGACTCGGCGGAGGGGCTGACCCTGAAGACCCCGGTGGAGGTCGCCGGCATTCAGGTCGGTCACGTCGAAAGGCTGGACCTCCAGGACGGGAGGCGGGCCAAGGCGGACCTGCAAATCGACAAGAGGGTCGTGCTGGGCCAAGACGCCGTGGCCCAGGTGCGCACGAAGGGGTTCTTGGGCGAGACCTACATCGAGCTGAAGCCGGGCGATCCCAGCACGGGCATTATCGAGGGCGGCGGGCGGATCTCGGCCACCAACCCTTACGTCGATTTGGGCCAGATTGCGTCCGACGTAAAGGAGATCACGGAGTCGCTCAAGAAAATGGTCGCGGACGAGTCGGGGCCCGTGAACCGCGTCCTCAAGAACATGGAGACGTTCACGAAGAAGCTCTCCGAGATCACCGTTCAAAACCAGGAGAGCGTCAACGCCATCATCGCCAATCTGAGGCATTTTTCGAGCGATATCGAAGAGGTCATGGCGGACCGCAAGGAGTCGCTCAAGGATACGATGGCGCGCCTCAACAACATCACGCGCAAGGTGGACGAGGGGCGCGGTACGATCGGACGGCTGGTCAACGACGGCGAGCTCGCCGACAACTTGAACGAGGCGGCCCGCGGGGTCAGCGAGACGGTCGGCGGCATCAACCGGTTCCAGTTCGAGGTTGGCTACCACGTCGAGTACCTGGGGGAGACCAAGGATTTCAAAAACTACGTCGGCCTGGCCGTGAAACCCCGCCCGGACAAGTACTTCCTGCTCGAGTTCGTGGTCGACCCGAATCCGTCGCCGGTCACGAAGGTCACGACGACGGACGTCAGCGCCGGCGGTTCCACGACGACCGTCGTCACCGAAGAGAACGTTGTGGACAAGGACAAGTTCCTTGTTTCCGCCCAGCTCGCCAAGGAGTTCCACAATTTCACGCTCCGCGGGGGGTTGATCGAATCGCGCGGCGGTGTCGGCGTGGACTACCGGTACGGGCCGTTCGGCGTCCAATTTTCGGCCTTCGATTTCCGGACCGACAACGACCTGCGCCCGCACCTGAAGGTGCTGGGCAGCGTGAATGTGACGAAGAACATCTTCCTCGTTTCGGGCGTGGATGACTTCATTTCCAAGCAGCAGGATCCCGACTGGTTTCTCGGGGCGGGCCTCAAATTCGTCGACAACGACATCAAGAGCCTGCTAGGGGCCGCATCGCTCAGGTAA
- the purH gene encoding bifunctional phosphoribosylaminoimidazolecarboxamide formyltransferase/IMP cyclohydrolase: MKIQRALISLSDKTGIVEFARGLAGLKIEILSTGGTAKLLRDAGVAVVEVGDYTGQPEILDGRLKTLHPKIHGGILAMRDNPRHLEELKTSGIGPIDLLAVNLYPFEQTIAQPGVSLEHAIENIDIGGPTMIRAAAKNWRDVAVVTDPADYQAVLEEIQRTGAVSGETKFRLARKVFILTARYDGAVANYLTGGREGKWPEAFNYQGRKIQELRYGENPHQKAAFYREAAPVGGGDEPCVATARQLHGKELSYNNIMDLDAALEAAKEFEETAAVIVKHATPCGVARGTVLRDVFKNARECDPTSAFGGIIALNAVVDAETAKEIGKDFYECVIAHGFEKEALDVLAAKKNIRLMELPGWKGWRRENRNASPHLRKVVGGLLVQDRDLAGVNVKEAKVVTKRRPTEAEFEALSFAWKVVKHVKSNAIVYAASDRTIGIGGGQVSRVDATKIGASKARSPMKGAVMASDAFFPFRDSIDEAAQAGITAVVQPGGSIKDAEVIQAADERGIAMVFTGVRHFRH, from the coding sequence ATGAAAATCCAGCGAGCTCTCATCAGTCTTTCTGACAAAACGGGGATCGTCGAATTTGCCAGGGGATTGGCCGGCCTCAAGATCGAGATCCTCTCGACGGGAGGGACGGCCAAGCTCCTAAGGGACGCCGGGGTCGCCGTCGTGGAAGTGGGGGACTACACGGGCCAGCCGGAGATCCTCGACGGGCGCCTCAAGACGCTTCATCCCAAGATCCATGGTGGGATCCTGGCGATGCGCGACAATCCGCGGCATCTCGAGGAATTGAAAACGTCCGGCATTGGACCGATCGACCTCTTGGCCGTCAACCTCTACCCGTTCGAGCAAACCATCGCCCAACCCGGCGTTTCGTTGGAACACGCGATCGAGAACATCGATATCGGCGGTCCCACGATGATCCGCGCCGCGGCCAAGAACTGGCGGGACGTGGCGGTGGTCACCGATCCCGCCGATTACCAGGCCGTCCTGGAGGAAATTCAACGGACCGGCGCGGTTTCAGGGGAAACGAAGTTCCGCCTCGCCCGAAAGGTCTTCATCCTCACGGCGAGATACGACGGGGCCGTCGCGAATTACCTGACCGGGGGCCGGGAAGGGAAGTGGCCGGAAGCGTTCAACTATCAGGGCCGCAAAATCCAGGAATTACGCTACGGGGAGAATCCGCATCAGAAGGCGGCTTTCTACCGCGAAGCGGCCCCCGTAGGGGGCGGGGACGAGCCATGCGTCGCCACCGCGCGCCAATTGCACGGCAAGGAGTTGTCCTACAACAACATCATGGATCTGGACGCCGCTTTGGAAGCGGCGAAGGAGTTCGAGGAAACGGCGGCCGTCATCGTCAAGCACGCCACGCCGTGCGGCGTGGCGAGGGGGACCGTCTTAAGAGATGTCTTTAAAAACGCCCGCGAGTGCGACCCGACCTCGGCCTTCGGCGGGATCATCGCGCTCAACGCCGTCGTCGACGCCGAAACCGCGAAGGAGATCGGAAAGGACTTCTACGAGTGCGTGATCGCGCACGGTTTTGAGAAGGAGGCCTTGGATGTCCTGGCGGCCAAAAAGAACATCCGCCTGATGGAATTGCCCGGCTGGAAGGGTTGGAGGCGGGAAAATCGCAACGCCTCACCTCACTTGAGAAAGGTGGTGGGAGGGTTGTTGGTTCAGGATAGGGATCTTGCGGGCGTCAACGTGAAAGAGGCGAAGGTCGTTACGAAACGGCGCCCGACGGAGGCGGAGTTCGAGGCCCTGTCCTTCGCATGGAAGGTCGTGAAACACGTCAAGTCGAACGCGATCGTCTATGCCGCTTCCGACCGGACCATCGGGATCGGCGGGGGACAGGTGAGCCGTGTGGACGCCACGAAGATAGGCGCTTCCAAGGCCCGGTCTCCGATGAAAGGCGCGGTGATGGCCTCGGACGCCTTCTTTCCGTTCCGGGACAGCATCGATGAGGCCGCTCAGGCCGGCATTACGGCCGTCGTCCAACCGGGCGGGTCGATCAAGGACGCCGAGGTCATCCAGGCGGCCGACGAGCGCGGGATCGCCATGGTCTTCACCGGCGTGCGGCATTTCCGACATTAG
- a CDS encoding FtsX-like permease family protein: MTISRQLLRISFQNVFRNKRRTILTLLILALGSTGLMVVSGFFEGIHDSFREQYIHSQTGHLTVNVAGYDAKGVSAPLDYLMKNRVQVQKAIESNPHVLYTVPVLKFGGMASTDKTNVAVLAIGVDAVNEQKMSVHKYSKHKGGATNIAEGRPLDPNDPYGVILGKGLMQALGLKVGDRFNFLTTRQAGAIDGAEFQVRGVFQTILKEFDDRGLKMNLAAAQKVLGVDDQIHSLLVMLDRTDHTGLVLGQLNQTIKEEKLGAEIVTWIEQGHMYRHGSALFKKIEATVQLIIAIVFVFSIANTINMAIFERMREFGTMMAIGNSRSSVFFVIFTEAAIIGVLGALLGIGAGTAVADAISSIGVEMPPLPGSTIGYMALILVNPLIALKVFLLALSSTLLAAILPAWRASHLEIVHALGYV, from the coding sequence ATGACAATCTCCAGGCAACTGTTACGGATCTCGTTCCAAAACGTCTTTCGAAATAAGCGAAGGACGATCCTCACCCTCCTGATCCTCGCCCTGGGCAGCACCGGGCTCATGGTCGTGAGCGGGTTCTTCGAGGGCATCCACGACAGCTTCCGCGAACAGTACATCCACAGCCAGACGGGCCACCTGACGGTCAACGTCGCGGGTTATGACGCCAAAGGCGTTTCGGCACCGCTCGATTACCTCATGAAAAACCGGGTCCAGGTGCAAAAGGCGATCGAGTCCAATCCGCACGTCCTCTACACCGTACCCGTCCTCAAGTTCGGCGGCATGGCCTCCACGGACAAGACGAACGTGGCGGTTCTGGCAATCGGGGTGGACGCCGTCAATGAACAGAAGATGTCCGTCCACAAGTACTCGAAACACAAGGGTGGGGCGACGAACATCGCGGAGGGCCGGCCGCTCGACCCCAACGACCCTTACGGAGTCATCCTGGGAAAAGGCCTCATGCAGGCCCTCGGGCTCAAGGTCGGCGACCGGTTCAATTTCCTCACGACCCGTCAGGCGGGGGCCATCGACGGAGCCGAATTTCAGGTCCGCGGGGTCTTTCAGACGATCTTGAAGGAATTCGACGACAGGGGCCTGAAGATGAACCTGGCAGCGGCCCAAAAGGTCTTGGGCGTCGACGACCAAATCCACAGCCTGCTCGTCATGCTCGACAGGACCGACCACACCGGCCTGGTCCTGGGCCAGTTGAACCAAACGATCAAAGAGGAAAAACTCGGCGCGGAGATCGTGACCTGGATCGAGCAAGGGCACATGTACCGCCACGGAAGCGCCTTGTTCAAGAAGATCGAGGCGACCGTCCAGCTCATCATCGCCATCGTCTTCGTCTTCAGCATCGCCAACACGATCAACATGGCCATCTTCGAGCGCATGCGCGAGTTCGGGACGATGATGGCGATCGGCAATAGCCGGAGCTCCGTCTTCTTTGTTATTTTCACCGAGGCGGCGATCATCGGCGTCCTCGGCGCCCTCCTGGGTATCGGCGCGGGAACCGCCGTCGCCGACGCCATCTCCTCCATCGGCGTGGAGATGCCCCCGCTTCCCGGATCGACGATCGGCTACATGGCCCTCATCCTCGTCAATCCGCTCATCGCCTTGAAGGTTTTCCTCTTGGCCCTGTCCTCAACGCTGCTCGCCGCGATCCTGCCCGCCTGGCGGGCCAGCCACCTCGAAATCGTCCATGCGTTGGGATATGTATAG
- a CDS encoding ABC transporter ATP-binding protein, with translation MPETIIQSNDVVKEYQMGKITVMALKKLNIAIASSEMLCIMGPSGSGKSTLLNLLGLLDFPTAGEVLLHGIPTHRLSYAKAAKLRSQYLGFIFQSFNLFPMLNAFENVEYPLLFLPFTRQERRDRVWEALSDVQLREVALHRPDELSGGQRQRVAIARALATHPLLILADEPTANLDSESAEAVMAAMHRLNKARHTTFVFSTHDPRVMHHATRIVRLSDGVIQHDNLQATVTDLVPKRLSK, from the coding sequence ATGCCCGAGACGATCATCCAGTCCAACGACGTCGTCAAAGAATATCAGATGGGAAAAATCACGGTGATGGCCTTGAAGAAGCTCAATATCGCCATCGCCTCCAGTGAAATGCTTTGCATCATGGGACCCTCGGGGAGCGGTAAGTCGACGCTTCTGAACCTCCTGGGACTCTTGGATTTTCCGACGGCCGGCGAGGTCCTCCTCCACGGCATTCCAACCCATCGCCTCTCCTACGCCAAGGCGGCCAAGCTCCGGAGCCAGTACCTCGGCTTCATCTTCCAGTCGTTCAATCTTTTTCCGATGCTGAACGCCTTCGAGAACGTCGAATACCCGCTCCTCTTCCTGCCCTTTACGAGGCAGGAAAGGCGTGACCGCGTCTGGGAGGCCCTCTCCGACGTCCAGTTGCGCGAAGTCGCCCTGCACCGCCCCGACGAATTGTCCGGGGGCCAGCGCCAGAGGGTCGCCATCGCCCGGGCCTTGGCCACGCATCCCTTGCTGATCCTGGCCGATGAACCGACGGCGAACCTGGACTCCGAATCGGCCGAGGCCGTCATGGCCGCCATGCACCGACTGAACAAGGCCCGCCATACGACGTTCGTTTTTTCCACCCACGATCCGCGCGTCATGCATCACGCGACGCGCATCGTGCGCTTGAGCGATGGGGTGATCCAACATGACAATCTCCAGGCAACTGTTACGGATCTCGTTCCAAAACGTCTTTCGAAATAA
- a CDS encoding DUF1302 family protein yields the protein MTARLLVILAFFALTLSPLSAQETAPQSLPAETQPEARHEARPEPPPAATPPTATSKRSWWDDNFILTGEVRQETAVRVASPKNFSKLKEWVRIDLKFVFNDHFKLRIGGRGWVDAVYDLTDQYPKPVVTNMRAEALIRDAYLDITYPYVTIRVGHQQIVWGEALGQFFGDVVTPKDLREFFLPSFEDIRLPIWAIDVQYSFAPNANLELVLSPDRTVDKLALPGADFSFRVPSEAGIEEVLLPDNRPDTDFKHWNAGVRTSWLVSGWDFAVFYYTSPDHLPSLAKTLTLDTVTGSPLVLLDPVHERVHNLAATFSKGIGESVIARGEFVYTAGRLFNTRTPAVNRGLEGKGQLRYVLGFDYDIGGHLLLNSEFQQEAILGSAGNITDQRLRTWMFFRISSRLLDDKLRPELIAIVGLDGGDTHFGPRLSYDVTDSVNLTWGADVFSGPRNQLYGQFDGQDRIFMNTRWRF from the coding sequence GTGACAGCGCGCCTTCTCGTCATTCTGGCGTTCTTCGCCCTGACCTTATCTCCCCTTTCGGCCCAAGAGACGGCTCCGCAGTCCTTGCCGGCGGAGACACAGCCCGAGGCTCGTCACGAAGCGAGACCCGAGCCCCCCCCTGCGGCGACTCCGCCGACCGCAACCTCCAAGCGGTCCTGGTGGGACGACAACTTCATTCTCACGGGCGAGGTCCGCCAGGAGACCGCCGTCCGCGTCGCCTCCCCGAAAAACTTCAGTAAACTCAAGGAGTGGGTCCGCATCGACCTCAAGTTCGTCTTCAACGATCACTTCAAGCTTCGGATCGGGGGCCGAGGCTGGGTGGATGCCGTTTACGACCTGACCGACCAATACCCCAAGCCCGTCGTGACCAACATGCGCGCCGAGGCCCTGATCCGCGACGCCTATCTGGACATCACCTATCCCTACGTGACCATCCGCGTCGGCCATCAGCAGATCGTCTGGGGCGAGGCCCTCGGGCAATTCTTCGGCGACGTCGTGACGCCCAAGGACCTGCGCGAGTTTTTCCTGCCCAGCTTCGAGGATATCCGCCTGCCCATCTGGGCGATCGACGTCCAGTACAGCTTCGCTCCGAACGCCAATCTGGAGCTCGTCCTTTCTCCGGACCGGACGGTGGACAAGCTCGCCCTTCCCGGCGCGGATTTCTCCTTTCGCGTCCCATCGGAGGCCGGAATCGAGGAGGTCCTGTTGCCCGACAACCGTCCGGACACGGACTTCAAACACTGGAACGCCGGAGTGCGCACCTCTTGGCTGGTCTCGGGGTGGGACTTCGCGGTCTTCTATTACACGAGTCCCGATCACTTGCCGTCTCTGGCCAAGACGTTGACGCTCGATACCGTGACCGGATCGCCCCTTGTCCTGCTCGACCCCGTCCACGAGCGGGTCCACAACCTGGCGGCAACCTTCAGCAAGGGAATCGGAGAATCGGTGATCGCACGGGGCGAGTTCGTCTACACGGCCGGGCGACTCTTCAACACGAGAACTCCGGCGGTGAACCGCGGCCTTGAGGGCAAGGGTCAGCTCCGCTACGTCCTTGGATTCGACTACGACATCGGCGGACACCTGCTCTTGAACAGCGAATTCCAGCAGGAGGCGATTTTGGGATCGGCGGGCAACATCACCGACCAACGCTTACGCACCTGGATGTTTTTCCGGATTTCATCTCGCCTTTTGGACGACAAGCTGAGACCCGAACTCATCGCGATCGTGGGCTTGGATGGCGGCGATACGCACTTCGGCCCCCGCCTCTCCTACGATGTGACCGATTCCGTCAACCTCACGTGGGGCGCGGACGTCTTCAGCGGCCCGCGAAACCAGCTCTATGGCCAGTTCGACGGCCAGGATCGCATCTTCATGAACACACGATGGCGGTTTTAG